A stretch of the Chloroflexota bacterium genome encodes the following:
- a CDS encoding pyridoxamine 5'-phosphate oxidase family protein yields MSEQTIAPYPQAKPFTADEAEAFLAKPLIAKLATHNEDGSIHIAPLWFNYEGGDILFGTQAITQKVQNIKRDPRVTVLVDGVDPVLQAVMIYGMAELDYEDVTPKRIALFEKYMSAEEAVGFAESLAATYEPVIIRVKLGHMITFDYSKGMGI; encoded by the coding sequence ATGTCTGAACAAACGATTGCACCCTACCCGCAGGCAAAACCTTTCACAGCCGACGAAGCCGAAGCCTTCCTGGCCAAACCCCTGATCGCCAAGTTGGCAACCCACAACGAGGACGGTTCCATCCACATCGCTCCTCTCTGGTTCAACTATGAAGGCGGCGACATCCTGTTCGGCACCCAGGCGATCACGCAGAAGGTTCAGAACATCAAAAGGGATCCGCGCGTGACCGTGCTGGTCGACGGGGTCGATCCGGTGCTGCAAGCCGTTATGATCTACGGCATGGCGGAACTGGACTACGAGGATGTCACTCCCAAGCGCATCGCCCTTTTCGAGAAATACATGTCCGCCGAGGAAGCAGTCGGCTTCGCCGAATCCCTGGCCGCAACCTACGAGCCGGTGATCATTCGCGTCAAGCTGGGGCACATGATCACGTTTGATTACAGCAAGGGGATGGGGATTTAG
- a CDS encoding ester cyclase, whose amino-acid sequence MSPEQNKAVVRRFVEVIQNQHKLEALVEFFSQDFFDYGGMTDPPNIEGARAFFATNFAAFPDQHFIIHMQLAEGDKVMTYKTLHGTHQGSFLGFPATGNKVSFDIIDIFTVVDGMITEHRLVADKLTMMQQLGALPTPE is encoded by the coding sequence ATGTCTCCAGAACAGAACAAAGCCGTTGTCCGTCGCTTTGTCGAAGTGATCCAAAACCAACACAAACTCGAAGCGCTGGTCGAGTTTTTCAGCCAGGATTTCTTCGACTACGGCGGCATGACCGATCCACCCAATATTGAAGGCGCAAGGGCGTTCTTCGCAACGAACTTCGCCGCTTTCCCCGATCAGCACTTTATCATCCACATGCAACTGGCCGAAGGTGACAAGGTGATGACTTATAAAACCTTGCACGGTACCCATCAGGGATCATTTCTGGGGTTTCCTGCTACTGGGAATAAGGTGTCTTTCGATATCATCGATATCTTTACCGTCGTCGACGGCATGATCACCGAGCACCGGCTCGTGGCCGATAAGCTCACCATGATGCAACAGCTTGGCGCACTGCCCACACCCGAATAA
- a CDS encoding MBL fold metallo-hydrolase, with product MTSEHYHFNIGDFECVSLSDGYKDYWPKSFFSNVSVETFEAALRQRGLPTDKIITPYTFLYVDTGNNRMLVDIGAGKLAPSTGKLLQSLQGAGISPLDIDTVIITHAHPDHIGGALDNDGQPIYANARYFIWKRDWDFWFSEDAASIAPEKHVAIARRNLEPLQGSIVLIEPGGDIVTGISTLPAPGHTPGHMVVSVTSANDRLYFVSDTVLYPLHLEHPEWLPVFDILPEEAAASKRRIFDLVAEENALVMAQHFPPFPSLGRVVKKGPGWLWQPIEKA from the coding sequence ATGACGTCTGAACACTATCATTTCAACATAGGAGATTTCGAGTGTGTCTCCTTGAGCGACGGTTATAAGGACTATTGGCCCAAGAGTTTCTTCTCTAATGTGTCTGTGGAAACCTTTGAGGCCGCCCTTCGCCAGCGAGGTCTCCCTACCGACAAGATCATAACGCCGTATACGTTCCTTTATGTGGATACAGGCAACAATCGCATGCTGGTTGATATAGGTGCAGGCAAGCTGGCGCCCAGTACGGGCAAGCTTTTGCAGAGCTTGCAAGGCGCTGGCATCAGCCCTCTCGACATCGACACCGTGATCATCACCCACGCCCATCCCGATCACATCGGAGGCGCGCTAGATAATGACGGCCAGCCCATCTATGCGAATGCGCGGTACTTCATCTGGAAACGTGACTGGGATTTCTGGTTCTCGGAGGACGCGGCGAGTATAGCGCCTGAAAAACATGTTGCCATCGCCCGGCGCAATCTGGAACCCTTACAGGGCAGCATCGTCCTTATCGAGCCAGGCGGTGACATCGTAACAGGCATTAGCACGCTTCCGGCCCCGGGTCATACCCCCGGTCACATGGTGGTTTCGGTCACATCAGCAAATGACCGGCTCTATTTCGTCAGCGATACAGTGCTCTATCCGCTTCACCTTGAGCACCCGGAATGGTTGCCCGTTTTCGATATCCTACCCGAGGAAGCTGCGGCGAGCAAGCGCCGCATCTTCGACCTAGTAGCCGAGGAAAACGCGCTAGTGATGGCGCAGCATTTCCCGCCATTTCCCAGCCTGGGCCGCGTGGTTAAGAAAGGGCCAGGATGGCTCTGGCAGCCGATTGAGAAGGCCTAG
- a CDS encoding AAA family ATPase, which translates to MGAKLQIRLLGRFEWDYENGRHPVQELPRPATTKSQSLLAYLASRRPEQHARERLMAMFWGDRPEAKARRSLSTALWHIRRCIPCENCIAGDRQTVGFDFPGEVWLDTEQFEMLAGRADINNLQAAADLYGGDFMDGFYDDWIIDERYRLESLLFETLARLMNAREVAGNHGAALHTAQRLLQMDSLREDAHRVAMRANCRLGRRHDALAQYERCRAVIREELDAEAMAETSELHRAIVEGRFEVDSQPLVAHPPPQVLARPGSGRNPLDVVSTTPLVGREQEMAFLAGSWQMGRDGDCSLVLISGEAGVGKTRLVQEFIDPLHWQGVRILQGRCYEFEGVLPYQPVAEALKSLPPALAMAVADEMPGWVAAQAARLAPDLFAETADLLGSAAGEQAQLFEGVSRFLAALAAREPILLVFEDLHWATDSTLQLIHYLTRNLTGPPLLIVGTLRPEAVSPAHALATLGRRLERDGLARRMQLHPLSAAAVEALIAELAGDGESARPLARRLFQETEGNPFYLIETIKALFEQGNIRLAEGVWLADFAALSRADLPLPAGVEETIQARIERLDEDTQEAVRLAAVVGKEFDFDLLDMAWGRGGDATLAAVDDLLRRRLVGEGVEEADSDYLFTHHKIQEVIYQDLPRRRRQYLHGQVGMALEQLTGADGGTRVGELAFHFEQAWQLDGGLTEKAISYFQQAGWQAVHQSANQEAISYYRRGLDILHTQPETSRRLQQEIDLQLALAMPTTVIHGYASPETKRVYDRAVELCRELGETPALFTSLVGLARHFGLAGKMNEGMKLSEQLMASAEKAQDDDLVTEACRNMGGCLIGQGRLKEALKVMERGIALYDPAQHERYAYRFGHDPIVPMMGLSSIALWLSGYPEQAQRRSQELSNLVESMVHPTSQGYAYGLMAMHAYLRHDVRGVRDLAEKAIGLGQRRFLPIATAMATPLRGWALAEQGEIEVGIADLVEGTTAWRTPGNEHFSPFFLALQAEAFRKAGKPAEGIAALSTAQSIIQNGGDRYWLAELSRLHGELHRSQGEDAGKAETLFQRAMETAKQQQAKSLALRAATSLARLWQSQGRIRAARQVLADSYNQFDEGFDSHDLREANALLHALR; encoded by the coding sequence ATGGGTGCAAAGCTGCAAATAAGGTTGTTAGGTCGATTCGAATGGGACTATGAGAATGGCCGCCATCCCGTTCAGGAACTTCCTCGACCTGCCACGACGAAATCACAATCTTTGTTGGCCTATCTGGCATCCCGCCGGCCGGAGCAACACGCCCGCGAACGGTTGATGGCCATGTTCTGGGGTGATCGGCCGGAGGCTAAGGCGCGGCGTTCCTTGTCCACCGCCCTGTGGCACATTCGACGCTGTATCCCCTGTGAAAACTGCATCGCCGGCGATAGACAGACAGTCGGGTTTGATTTTCCCGGAGAAGTGTGGCTGGATACCGAGCAGTTCGAGATGCTGGCGGGGCGAGCGGACATCAATAATCTCCAGGCTGCCGCCGATCTGTACGGCGGCGACTTCATGGATGGCTTCTACGATGACTGGATCATCGATGAGCGCTACCGTCTGGAGAGTTTACTGTTTGAAACGCTGGCGCGGCTGATGAACGCTCGTGAAGTGGCGGGCAATCATGGGGCGGCGCTGCACACGGCGCAACGATTGTTACAGATGGACTCGTTGCGGGAGGATGCACACCGGGTGGCGATGCGGGCGAACTGCCGCCTGGGGAGACGCCATGACGCTCTGGCGCAATATGAGCGCTGTCGGGCGGTGATACGGGAAGAACTCGATGCTGAAGCAATGGCCGAGACCAGCGAGTTGCACCGTGCCATCGTCGAAGGGCGTTTTGAGGTCGACTCTCAACCTCTTGTTGCTCATCCCCCACCCCAGGTTCTTGCCCGACCTGGTTCGGGTCGGAACCCGCTGGATGTTGTTTCTACCACGCCGCTGGTGGGGCGAGAGCAGGAGATGGCTTTTTTGGCCGGGAGTTGGCAGATGGGTCGGGATGGAGATTGCAGTCTGGTGTTGATCAGTGGTGAGGCCGGGGTGGGCAAAACCCGATTGGTGCAGGAGTTTATCGATCCCTTGCACTGGCAAGGCGTCCGCATCTTACAAGGGCGTTGCTACGAATTCGAAGGCGTCTTGCCTTATCAGCCAGTGGCCGAGGCCTTGAAGTCATTGCCGCCAGCCCTGGCAATGGCCGTGGCGGATGAGATGCCCGGCTGGGTTGCCGCTCAGGCAGCGCGTCTGGCTCCCGATCTCTTTGCCGAAACAGCCGATCTGCTGGGGAGCGCTGCGGGAGAGCAGGCGCAACTGTTCGAGGGGGTGTCCCGTTTTCTGGCGGCGCTGGCCGCCCGAGAGCCGATTTTACTTGTCTTCGAGGATCTGCACTGGGCCACCGATTCCACCCTGCAACTGATTCACTATCTGACTCGGAACCTGACCGGGCCGCCCTTGCTCATCGTCGGCACCCTGCGGCCGGAAGCTGTATCCCCCGCCCATGCCCTGGCAACCCTGGGGCGTCGCCTGGAGCGAGATGGGCTGGCGCGGCGGATGCAACTTCATCCGCTCTCAGCAGCGGCGGTGGAAGCGCTGATCGCGGAACTGGCGGGGGATGGCGAATCCGCCAGGCCGTTGGCCCGGCGTCTATTCCAGGAGACCGAGGGCAATCCCTTCTATCTGATCGAAACCATCAAGGCGTTGTTCGAGCAAGGCAATATCCGGCTGGCGGAGGGGGTTTGGCTGGCGGATTTCGCTGCTCTGAGCCGGGCCGATCTGCCGCTGCCCGCCGGTGTGGAGGAGACGATCCAGGCCCGGATTGAGCGCCTGGACGAGGACACGCAGGAGGCTGTGCGCCTGGCAGCCGTGGTGGGCAAGGAATTCGATTTCGATTTGCTCGACATGGCCTGGGGGCGGGGCGGCGATGCGACGCTGGCGGCTGTGGATGATTTGCTACGCAGGCGATTGGTTGGCGAAGGGGTGGAGGAAGCAGATTCCGATTATCTGTTCACACATCACAAGATCCAGGAAGTGATTTACCAGGACCTTCCCCGTCGCCGACGCCAGTATCTGCACGGGCAGGTGGGGATGGCGTTGGAGCAATTAACCGGGGCGGATGGCGGAACAAGGGTGGGGGAATTGGCCTTTCATTTCGAGCAAGCCTGGCAGTTGGATGGCGGTCTGACGGAAAAAGCGATTTCTTATTTTCAGCAGGCTGGCTGGCAAGCAGTGCATCAGTCCGCCAACCAGGAGGCCATCTCATACTACCGCCGCGGCCTGGACATCCTCCACACCCAACCGGAGACATCCCGACGCCTGCAACAGGAGATCGATCTGCAACTCGCCCTGGCCATGCCCACGACGGTCATTCATGGCTATGCCTCTCCTGAGACCAAGCGTGTGTATGATCGAGCTGTCGAGTTGTGCCGGGAGCTTGGCGAAACGCCCGCCCTCTTCACCTCACTGGTCGGCCTCGCACGGCACTTCGGTTTGGCCGGTAAAATGAATGAAGGCATGAAGCTATCGGAACAACTCATGGCCTCCGCCGAGAAGGCCCAAGATGACGACCTGGTGACTGAGGCATGTCGGAATATGGGCGGCTGCTTGATCGGCCAGGGCAGGTTGAAAGAGGCGCTGAAGGTTATGGAGCGAGGTATTGCTTTATACGACCCAGCGCAGCATGAGCGTTATGCTTATCGCTTCGGCCATGATCCGATCGTGCCGATGATGGGGCTTTCGAGCATCGCTTTGTGGTTGTCGGGCTATCCTGAACAGGCGCAGAGACGGAGCCAGGAGCTGAGTAATCTGGTGGAGTCCATGGTGCATCCCACCAGCCAGGGCTATGCGTACGGCCTGATGGCAATGCACGCGTACTTACGCCACGATGTACGGGGGGTGCGTGACCTGGCAGAGAAAGCAATCGGGCTGGGCCAACGGCGTTTTCTGCCGATTGCAACAGCGATGGCTACGCCATTGAGGGGATGGGCGCTAGCTGAGCAAGGGGAAATCGAGGTGGGGATTGCTGATTTGGTCGAGGGCACGACCGCATGGCGAACCCCGGGCAATGAGCATTTCTCTCCCTTCTTCCTGGCCCTGCAAGCGGAAGCTTTTCGGAAGGCGGGTAAACCGGCAGAAGGCATCGCCGCCTTATCGACTGCCCAATCCATCATCCAGAACGGCGGGGATCGCTATTGGTTGGCCGAATTGAGCAGGTTGCACGGCGAATTGCACAGATCTCAGGGCGAAGATGCTGGAAAAGCAGAGACGTTGTTCCAGCGGGCCATGGAGACGGCCAAGCAACAGCAGGCGAAATCACTGGCATTGCGGGCGGCGACGAGTCTGGCCCGGCTCTGGCAGAGCCAGGGCAGAATCCGAGCGGCGCGGCAGGTGCTTGCCGATAGCTACAACCAATTCGATGAAGGTTTCGACAGCCATGATCTGCGCGAGGCGAATGCTTTGCTGCACGCACTCAGGTGA